A single genomic interval of Chitinophaga sp. 180180018-3 harbors:
- a CDS encoding L,D-transpeptidase family protein, producing the protein MKRLVVIVLILLGAGRIFAQQSFLENQKMFPKVGEAYREKEELLKKEFEKKGLAYPAKYIFVRSFKLDSEMEIWVKNSAADTFRLFKSYRVCTLSGKMGPKRKEGDRQVPEGFYYINDFNPNSNYHLSLGINYPNFSDRILSDQRNPGGEIYIHGNCITVGCIPLTDEFIDEVYILAVNAKNAGQDFIPVHVFPVKFGNPGSMNYLSTFTLTDGSSKQFWTELRTAYDYFEKHHRLPVVMVDDKGKYVM; encoded by the coding sequence ATGAAGCGACTTGTTGTAATCGTCCTGATATTGTTGGGTGCAGGAAGGATCTTCGCTCAGCAATCTTTCCTCGAAAATCAGAAAATGTTCCCGAAAGTAGGGGAAGCATACCGCGAAAAAGAGGAGTTACTGAAGAAAGAATTTGAAAAGAAAGGGCTGGCTTATCCCGCGAAATACATCTTTGTCCGTTCGTTTAAGCTCGACAGTGAGATGGAAATCTGGGTAAAGAACAGCGCTGCGGATACCTTCCGCTTGTTTAAAAGTTATCGGGTCTGCACCCTTTCCGGAAAGATGGGACCAAAGCGTAAGGAAGGCGACAGGCAGGTACCGGAAGGTTTTTATTATATCAACGACTTCAACCCGAACAGTAATTATCACCTCTCACTGGGTATCAACTACCCTAATTTCTCAGATAGGATCCTGAGCGATCAGAGAAATCCTGGTGGTGAAATTTATATCCACGGCAATTGCATCACGGTTGGCTGTATACCGCTCACTGACGAGTTCATCGATGAAGTGTACATCCTCGCAGTAAATGCCAAGAATGCCGGCCAGGACTTCATCCCGGTGCATGTGTTCCCGGTAAAGTTTGGTAACCCCGGTTCCATGAACTATCTGAGTACTTTTACGCTTACTGATGGTTCTTCCAAACAGTTCTGGACCGAGCTGAGAACAGCATACGACTACTTTGAAAAACACCATCGCCTCCCGGTTGTTATGGTGGATGATAAAGGCAAATATGTGATGTAG
- the hppD gene encoding 4-hydroxyphenylpyruvate dioxygenase — METALINADNLTGQQDFLPLNGTDYVEFYVGNAKQAAHYYMTAFGFQAVAYAGPETGVRDRASYVLVQNKLRFVLTTSLIPDSEIARHIAKHGDGVKVLALWVDDARAAFEETVKRGATPYLEPVVEKDEYGEVIRSGIRTYGDTVHVFVERKSYKGLFMPGYKAWKPRYQPTDTGLLYVDHCVGNVGWNEMNTWVGFYERVMGFRNLISFDDSDISTEYSALMSKVMSNGNGRVKFPINEPAEGKKKSQIEEYLDFYGGPGVQHVAIATDDIIKTVSELQQRGVEFLTVPDSYYETLLQRVGHIDEAIAPLQQLGILVDRDDEGYLLQIFTKPIQDRPTVFFEIIQRKGAKSFGKGNFKALFESIEREQALRGNL, encoded by the coding sequence ATGGAAACAGCATTAATAAATGCAGATAACCTGACCGGTCAGCAAGACTTTCTGCCGCTCAATGGAACTGACTACGTTGAGTTTTATGTTGGCAACGCCAAGCAGGCAGCCCATTATTACATGACCGCTTTTGGCTTTCAGGCAGTGGCTTATGCAGGCCCGGAAACAGGTGTGCGCGACAGGGCTTCTTATGTACTGGTGCAAAACAAGCTGCGTTTCGTATTAACCACTTCGTTGATACCTGATTCCGAAATTGCCCGTCATATTGCCAAACATGGCGATGGCGTAAAAGTGCTGGCATTGTGGGTAGATGACGCCCGCGCAGCATTTGAAGAAACAGTAAAAAGAGGCGCTACTCCTTATCTGGAGCCGGTGGTGGAGAAAGATGAATATGGAGAAGTGATACGCAGCGGCATCCGCACATACGGCGATACTGTACACGTATTCGTAGAACGCAAAAGCTATAAAGGATTGTTCATGCCGGGCTACAAAGCCTGGAAACCCCGCTATCAGCCTACAGACACCGGTCTTTTATACGTGGATCACTGCGTAGGCAATGTTGGATGGAATGAGATGAATACCTGGGTTGGTTTCTACGAACGGGTAATGGGATTCCGTAACCTCATCTCCTTCGACGACAGTGATATCTCCACTGAATATTCTGCGCTGATGAGTAAAGTAATGAGTAACGGTAACGGACGTGTGAAATTCCCGATCAACGAACCGGCTGAAGGAAAGAAAAAATCGCAGATCGAAGAATATCTTGATTTTTATGGAGGTCCGGGTGTGCAACACGTTGCTATCGCTACCGACGATATTATTAAAACCGTATCCGAACTGCAGCAAAGGGGCGTGGAATTCCTTACGGTGCCAGACAGCTACTACGAAACTTTATTACAGCGGGTAGGACATATTGATGAAGCAATAGCGCCACTGCAGCAGCTGGGGATCCTGGTAGACCGGGACGACGAGGGATACCTGTTGCAGATCTTTACAAAGCCCATTCAGGACCGGCCTACTGTGTTTTTCGAAATTATACAGCGCAAAGGAGCGAAGTCCTTTGGCAAGGGCAATTTCAAGGCGCTCTTCGAATCTATAGAAAGGGAACAGGCTTTGCGCGGTAATCTGTAG
- the thrA gene encoding bifunctional aspartate kinase/homoserine dehydrogenase I, which translates to MQVLKFGGTSVGSAKAIDQVCNILRQHKPAGQYAIVVSALGGITDKLIRCGQLAEQGKEEYKQILQEIEVRHLDTIRELFPITAQSGQISQLKKKLNALENLCDGIFQVGEMSARTLDKIMSYGELMSCTIVAEKLKQAGFSATCKDSRELIVTDNNFGHATVNFVATNHNISQYFAQAGADYVVLPGFVAATAEGETTTLGRGGSDYTAAIVAAAVSASVLDIWTDVSGMMTADPRIVSQAIPISHISYVEAMELSHFGAKVIYPPTIQPVMNRRIPIWIRNTFAPEDHGTLIQDQADRNFPVTGISGIQHISLLTLEGSGMVGIPGFSKRLFESLLRERINVILITQSSSEHSITVGIHDADMLKAKTAVDSEFAQEITEKRIAPLQVEKDLCIVAVVGDQMKNHHGISGKLFGTLGRNGINVRAIAQGSTEKNISAVINKADIKKALNVMHETFFETPLKQINLFVAGVGNVGSKLLEQLQQQQHYLQHELGLQIRVAGLANSRRILLSDSGISLQNWKKELDEGEQLSTDDFVQRIKSMNLRNSVFVDNTASADIAAVYHEFLQHGISVVTCNKIACSSDYAYYKKLKDLARKYNASFLFETNVGAGLPVINTLNDLVRSGDKVHSIEAVLSGSLNFVFNHFVNGASFREVVKAAQDEGYTEPDPRIDLSGKDVMRKILILARESGAAIEIDEIVNHSFLPAECLDAPSVPDFYEQLDVHAAHFQGLREAAEAEGKRLKFVARYEDGRASVGLQSVAADHPFFKLEGKDNIVLYTTSRYQEQPLIVKGAGAGADVTASGIFADIIRSARL; encoded by the coding sequence ATGCAAGTATTAAAATTTGGCGGTACTTCAGTAGGAAGCGCCAAAGCGATCGACCAGGTTTGTAATATCCTCAGACAACATAAACCAGCCGGACAGTATGCTATCGTGGTATCGGCGCTTGGCGGGATAACGGACAAGCTTATACGTTGCGGCCAGCTGGCAGAGCAGGGTAAGGAAGAATATAAACAGATATTGCAGGAAATTGAGGTCAGGCACCTGGACACTATCCGCGAATTGTTCCCTATCACTGCGCAAAGCGGGCAAATCAGCCAGCTGAAGAAAAAACTCAATGCGCTCGAAAACCTGTGCGACGGCATTTTCCAGGTAGGAGAAATGAGTGCACGCACCCTCGATAAAATCATGAGTTACGGCGAACTGATGTCGTGTACCATCGTTGCAGAAAAGCTTAAACAAGCCGGATTTTCTGCCACCTGCAAAGACAGCCGCGAGCTGATTGTTACTGATAATAACTTCGGGCACGCCACCGTGAACTTTGTTGCCACCAATCATAATATATCCCAGTATTTTGCACAGGCCGGGGCCGACTATGTAGTGCTGCCAGGCTTCGTGGCGGCTACTGCTGAAGGAGAAACCACTACCCTGGGCCGGGGCGGCTCCGATTATACAGCAGCCATTGTTGCTGCTGCCGTCAGTGCATCTGTGCTGGATATCTGGACAGATGTAAGCGGTATGATGACCGCCGATCCGCGGATTGTATCACAAGCCATTCCTATTTCGCATATCTCCTATGTGGAAGCCATGGAGCTGTCGCATTTCGGAGCGAAAGTCATCTACCCTCCTACCATACAACCCGTGATGAACCGGCGTATTCCCATCTGGATCAGGAATACATTCGCGCCTGAAGATCATGGTACGCTTATCCAGGATCAGGCGGACCGGAACTTCCCTGTGACCGGCATTTCAGGCATACAGCATATTTCCCTGCTGACCCTTGAAGGAAGCGGCATGGTGGGCATTCCGGGGTTTTCAAAACGGCTGTTTGAATCGCTCTTACGGGAACGCATCAACGTTATATTGATTACCCAAAGTTCCTCTGAACACTCTATCACTGTGGGCATACATGACGCAGATATGCTGAAGGCAAAAACAGCTGTAGACAGTGAGTTTGCGCAGGAAATAACCGAAAAAAGGATTGCTCCCCTGCAAGTGGAAAAAGATCTTTGCATAGTAGCCGTTGTGGGCGACCAAATGAAAAACCATCATGGCATCAGCGGTAAACTCTTCGGAACACTGGGCCGGAACGGTATTAATGTACGGGCTATTGCCCAGGGGTCTACCGAAAAAAATATTTCCGCAGTGATCAATAAGGCTGATATCAAAAAAGCGCTGAACGTTATGCACGAGACATTTTTTGAAACACCGCTCAAACAGATCAATCTTTTTGTAGCCGGTGTTGGCAACGTAGGCAGTAAGCTACTGGAGCAATTGCAGCAGCAACAGCATTATCTGCAACACGAACTGGGCCTGCAGATAAGAGTTGCCGGCCTTGCCAACAGCAGACGCATCCTGCTGAGCGATAGCGGCATCTCGCTTCAGAACTGGAAGAAGGAACTGGACGAAGGCGAGCAGTTATCGACAGACGACTTCGTACAGCGGATCAAATCCATGAACCTCCGTAACAGCGTATTTGTGGATAATACTGCCAGCGCCGACATTGCTGCCGTTTACCACGAATTCCTGCAACATGGTATTTCTGTGGTTACCTGTAATAAAATTGCCTGTTCTTCCGACTATGCTTATTACAAAAAGCTGAAAGACCTGGCCCGTAAATACAATGCCTCGTTCCTTTTCGAAACCAATGTGGGAGCAGGTTTGCCGGTGATCAATACGCTGAATGATCTTGTCAGGAGCGGCGATAAAGTACACAGTATAGAAGCGGTACTTTCCGGCAGTCTGAATTTTGTTTTCAATCATTTTGTCAACGGCGCCAGTTTCCGCGAAGTGGTGAAAGCCGCACAGGATGAAGGGTACACTGAACCCGATCCACGGATTGACCTGAGCGGAAAAGATGTGATGAGAAAGATTCTGATCCTGGCCAGGGAAAGCGGTGCTGCCATTGAGATAGATGAAATTGTGAATCACTCCTTTCTGCCGGCCGAATGCCTGGATGCGCCATCTGTGCCCGATTTCTACGAACAGCTGGACGTACATGCCGCACACTTTCAGGGCCTGAGAGAAGCTGCTGAAGCGGAGGGTAAGCGATTGAAGTTTGTAGCAAGATATGAAGATGGCAGGGCTTCCGTTGGCTTGCAGAGCGTAGCGGCAGATCATCCGTTCTTTAAGCTGGAAGGCAAAGACAATATCGTGTTGTATACCACCAGTCGTTACCAGGAGCAGCCGCTTATTGTAAAGGGGGCCGGCGCCGGCGCCGATGTTACCGCTTCAGGTATATTTGCGGATATCATCCGTAGTGCAAGACTATAA
- a CDS encoding gluconate 2-dehydrogenase subunit 3 family protein, with protein sequence MHRRDAIRNVAILLGTAISASTLSALESCTGSGPKNYDLQKPETKTLLAEIAETIIPKTSTPGAKDAKVEEFIITMMNDCYKKEDQKIFLDGLSKINEASQKQYKKGFMDITPEQRTELLTAIEKERVDYNKRKDKKEGDPTHYFQYMKELTLLGYFTSEPGATKALRYVPVPGKFEGCTPYTKGEKAWAM encoded by the coding sequence ATGCACAGAAGAGACGCAATCAGGAATGTGGCGATATTGTTGGGGACCGCCATTTCCGCTTCCACGTTATCAGCTTTGGAAAGCTGTACCGGTTCCGGCCCGAAAAACTATGATTTACAAAAGCCGGAAACGAAAACCCTGCTGGCGGAGATCGCGGAAACTATCATACCTAAAACCAGCACGCCTGGAGCGAAGGATGCCAAGGTAGAGGAATTTATCATCACCATGATGAACGACTGCTATAAGAAAGAAGATCAGAAGATCTTCCTCGATGGGTTGTCCAAGATCAATGAAGCCAGCCAGAAGCAATATAAGAAAGGCTTCATGGATATCACTCCTGAGCAGCGTACCGAACTCCTCACTGCGATCGAGAAAGAGCGTGTAGATTATAATAAGCGTAAAGATAAAAAAGAAGGAGACCCTACCCATTACTTCCAGTACATGAAAGAACTGACCCTTCTCGGCTATTTCACTTCTGAGCCGGGTGCCACCAAGGCGCTTCGTTATGTACCGGTGCCGGGTAAATTTGAAGGGTGCACGCCTTACACCAAAGGTGAAAAGGCCTGGGCCATGTAG
- a CDS encoding homogentisate 1,2-dioxygenase, which translates to MPHYYQLGQIPHKRHTQFRKPDGGLYSEQLFSTEGFSSNSSLLYHCHPPTSIIKVDEPYTVLPKIAEEKMLKHRSFLGFNMKPADDFLQSRKAVLVNNDLHIVLAAPRQSMEGYFYKNADADEMIFVHEGTGVLKTQYGQLEFGYGDYIVVPRGTIYQIRFNGDNNRLFIVESFSPIRYPKRYLSKYGQLAEHAPYCERDIRQPQQLETIDEEGDFLIRVKKKGVIYPIHYKYHPFDVIGWDGCEYPFAFSIHDFEPITGRVHQPPPVHQTFEGNNFVVCSFCPRLFDYHPLSIPAPYNHSNIDSDEVLYYVDGDFMSRKHVERGMITLHPAGIPHGPHPGAVEKSIGAKETKELAVMVDTFHPLQITEEALGIEDQGYVMSWAE; encoded by the coding sequence ATGCCACATTATTATCAACTCGGACAAATACCGCATAAGCGCCATACCCAGTTTCGAAAGCCGGATGGCGGGCTGTATTCGGAACAGTTATTTTCTACGGAAGGTTTTTCTTCCAATTCAAGCCTGTTGTATCATTGTCATCCACCCACCAGTATTATCAAAGTAGATGAACCATATACCGTGCTGCCGAAAATAGCGGAAGAGAAAATGCTGAAACACCGCAGCTTTCTGGGATTCAATATGAAGCCGGCCGACGATTTTTTGCAGAGCCGCAAAGCCGTGCTGGTAAATAACGACCTGCATATTGTACTGGCAGCTCCCCGTCAGAGCATGGAGGGTTACTTCTATAAAAATGCAGATGCAGATGAAATGATATTCGTGCACGAAGGAACCGGGGTATTAAAAACCCAGTACGGTCAGCTGGAGTTCGGGTATGGCGACTATATAGTAGTACCGCGTGGAACGATCTACCAGATCCGGTTTAATGGTGATAACAACCGGTTATTTATTGTAGAATCGTTTAGCCCTATCCGTTATCCCAAACGTTACCTGAGCAAATATGGACAGTTAGCGGAACATGCACCTTATTGTGAACGGGATATCCGCCAGCCACAGCAGCTGGAAACGATAGATGAAGAAGGTGATTTCCTGATCCGTGTGAAGAAGAAAGGGGTTATATATCCCATTCATTATAAGTACCACCCGTTTGATGTGATCGGATGGGACGGATGCGAATATCCGTTCGCTTTTTCCATTCACGATTTTGAACCGATCACCGGCAGAGTGCATCAGCCGCCGCCGGTGCATCAGACTTTCGAGGGGAATAATTTTGTGGTTTGTTCCTTCTGTCCGCGGTTGTTCGACTATCATCCGCTATCGATACCCGCGCCTTATAATCACAGTAACATCGATAGTGATGAAGTGTTGTATTATGTGGATGGGGACTTCATGAGCCGTAAACACGTAGAGCGGGGAATGATCACTTTACATCCGGCCGGAATACCGCACGGGCCGCACCCCGGCGCGGTAGAGAAAAGTATAGGCGCAAAGGAAACAAAAGAACTGGCAGTAATGGTGGATACTTTCCATCCGTTGCAGATTACAGAAGAAGCACTGGGCATCGAAGACCAGGGCTATGTAATGAGCTGGGCTGAATAA
- a CDS encoding homoserine kinase, with translation MDSIKVFAPGTVANVACGFDVIGLALDAPGDEMILRRSAEPGIRITAIHGADLPLDPARNVAGVAVQALLQKYDQPDVGIEIEIFKKIHPGSGIGSSAASSAGAVVGVNKLLGEPFTRKQLVRFAMEGERLACGSAHADNVAPAILGGFTLVRSYRPLDITTLHTPEHLWVTVIHPQIEVKTSDAREILKQKVLMTDAIRQWGNVGALVAGLYQDDYELISRSLEDVIVEPVRAILIPAFHELKLKCREAGALGGGISGSGPSVFMLSKGEENARKVAATMDSVYAPLGVEYKIYVSRINTAGVKVID, from the coding sequence ATGGACAGTATAAAAGTATTTGCACCCGGAACAGTGGCCAATGTAGCCTGTGGCTTTGATGTGATAGGGCTGGCGCTCGATGCGCCCGGCGATGAAATGATACTCCGGAGATCCGCCGAACCTGGTATCCGCATTACCGCCATTCACGGAGCAGATCTCCCGCTGGATCCGGCACGGAACGTGGCTGGAGTAGCTGTACAGGCGCTCCTGCAGAAGTACGATCAGCCTGATGTAGGTATAGAAATAGAGATCTTTAAAAAAATACATCCCGGCAGCGGCATTGGCTCCAGTGCAGCCAGCAGCGCCGGCGCTGTAGTAGGAGTAAACAAATTGCTGGGAGAGCCTTTCACGAGGAAGCAACTGGTGCGTTTTGCCATGGAGGGAGAAAGACTGGCCTGTGGTTCGGCCCATGCTGATAATGTGGCGCCGGCCATCCTGGGAGGTTTCACCCTTGTCAGGAGCTACCGTCCGCTGGATATAACCACCCTGCATACACCCGAGCATTTATGGGTGACCGTTATACATCCACAGATAGAGGTAAAAACCTCGGATGCACGCGAAATACTGAAGCAGAAAGTGCTGATGACCGATGCCATCCGCCAATGGGGAAATGTAGGCGCATTGGTGGCCGGGCTGTACCAGGACGACTATGAGCTCATCAGCCGTTCGCTGGAAGACGTGATTGTAGAGCCTGTACGGGCGATACTTATACCGGCATTCCACGAATTGAAACTGAAATGCAGGGAAGCCGGTGCACTCGGCGGAGGCATTTCCGGTTCCGGTCCTTCTGTATTCATGCTTAGTAAAGGAGAAGAGAATGCCCGCAAAGTAGCGGCCACTATGGATAGCGTTTACGCGCCACTTGGAGTGGAATATAAAATCTATGTTTCCCGGATCAACACCGCCGGTGTAAAAGTGATTGACTAA
- a CDS encoding GMC family oxidoreductase, whose translation MNLNIKAQEQNTYDAIVIGSGVSGGWAAKELTEKGLKVLMLDRGKQLVHVKDYETATMDPWQFKHRGRITVDQRETHPKLSRDYPYSEHNEKYWINDSESPYNEVKRFDWYRPDIVGGKSIMWGRQSYRLSDIDFEANLKDGIAVDWPIRYKDIAPWYDYVEKFAGISGSREGLPQLPDGQFMPAMEMNCVEKDIKKKVEEHFKGRIITMGRVANITQPLPGREKCQYRNLCSRGCPFGAYFSTQSSTLPAAMATGNLTLRPDSIVNAVIYDDKQGKATGVRVIDKHTKQTVEYYAKIIFINGSTLGSTFVMMNSISSRFPNGLGNDSGVLGKFLMDHHFRTGASGTAEGFEDKYYFGRRANGIYVPRYRNLNGDKRDYIRGFGYQGGAGRSNWARGVAEMGVGKDFKDSLSEPGQWSIGLGGFGECLPYENNVVTLDSSVKDAWGQPVLKFDAEFRENEKKMRVDMMNDAAEMLEAAGVKNVKTYDNGSYPGMAIHEMGTARMGRDPKTSVLNAFNQMHAVKNVFVTDGACMTSASCVNPSLTYMALTARAADYAVKELKKGNI comes from the coding sequence ATGAACCTGAATATTAAAGCCCAGGAACAAAATACATATGATGCCATCGTGATTGGCTCCGGTGTGAGTGGTGGTTGGGCCGCCAAGGAACTTACCGAAAAAGGTTTGAAAGTGCTGATGCTCGACCGCGGTAAGCAACTGGTGCATGTCAAAGACTATGAAACCGCTACCATGGATCCCTGGCAGTTTAAGCACCGCGGCCGTATCACTGTTGATCAACGTGAAACGCATCCCAAACTGAGCCGCGACTATCCATATAGCGAGCATAACGAAAAATACTGGATCAACGATTCAGAAAGTCCTTATAACGAGGTAAAACGTTTCGACTGGTACCGTCCGGATATCGTTGGTGGTAAGTCAATCATGTGGGGACGTCAGTCCTACCGCCTCAGCGATATCGATTTTGAAGCGAACCTGAAAGATGGAATTGCAGTTGACTGGCCGATCCGTTATAAAGACATTGCCCCCTGGTACGATTATGTGGAAAAATTTGCCGGTATCAGCGGTAGCCGTGAAGGTTTGCCACAGTTGCCTGATGGTCAGTTTATGCCTGCCATGGAAATGAACTGTGTGGAAAAAGATATAAAGAAAAAAGTAGAAGAGCATTTCAAGGGCCGTATCATTACAATGGGCCGTGTGGCGAATATCACGCAACCACTGCCTGGCCGTGAGAAATGCCAGTACCGCAACCTCTGCAGCCGCGGATGTCCGTTCGGAGCTTATTTCAGTACCCAGTCATCTACACTGCCGGCAGCAATGGCCACCGGCAACCTCACCCTTCGTCCGGATTCCATTGTGAATGCTGTTATCTATGATGATAAGCAGGGGAAAGCTACCGGAGTGAGAGTGATCGACAAGCATACCAAGCAAACAGTTGAATATTACGCGAAGATCATTTTCATCAACGGTTCTACCCTGGGTTCTACCTTTGTGATGATGAACTCTATTTCTTCCCGTTTCCCCAATGGGCTGGGCAACGATAGCGGTGTGCTGGGTAAATTCCTCATGGATCACCATTTCCGCACCGGTGCTTCGGGTACCGCAGAAGGATTTGAAGATAAATACTATTTCGGTCGCCGTGCAAACGGGATTTATGTTCCGCGTTATCGCAACCTCAATGGCGATAAGCGGGATTATATCCGCGGCTTTGGCTACCAGGGCGGCGCCGGTCGCTCCAATTGGGCGCGCGGCGTAGCTGAAATGGGCGTAGGTAAAGACTTTAAGGATTCCCTGTCAGAACCAGGCCAGTGGAGTATTGGTTTGGGCGGATTCGGAGAGTGCCTGCCTTATGAAAATAACGTGGTTACCCTGGATAGCTCCGTAAAAGATGCATGGGGCCAGCCGGTACTGAAATTCGATGCTGAGTTCAGGGAGAATGAGAAGAAAATGAGGGTGGATATGATGAACGATGCGGCCGAAATGCTGGAAGCAGCTGGCGTAAAGAATGTAAAAACGTATGATAACGGTTCTTATCCTGGTATGGCTATCCACGAAATGGGTACTGCCCGTATGGGACGCGATCCTAAAACATCCGTATTGAATGCCTTTAACCAGATGCACGCAGTAAAGAACGTGTTCGTTACTGATGGCGCCTGCATGACGTCTGCGTCCTGTGTGAATCCATCACTGACGTATATGGCGTTGACAGCACGTGCAGCGGATTATGCAGTAAAGGAATTGAAGAAAGGAAATATTTAA